The genomic window CCGGATCGAGGCCCGGGCGACCGTGCAGCGGGCCATCCTCGACAAGGACGTCGTCGTCGAGGCGGGTGCGCGAATCGGCGTGGACCGCGCCGACGACCTCGCCCGCGGCTTCATCGTCACCGACAGCGGGATCACCGTCGTCGGCAAGGGCTCCCGAGTGCGGGCGTCCGCGTGAGCGGCGCGATTCCGGCCCGCTCCGGCGGGCCGCTCGTCGTGCTGGACGCCGATTCGACCCTCATCCGCGAGGAGGCCATCGAGCTCCTCGCCGAGGAGGCCGGGAGCCTCGAACTCGTGGCCGCGGTCACGGAGCGGGCGATGCGCGGCGAGCTCGACTTCGCCGAGAGCCTGCGTGAACGCGTCGCCACGCTGCGCGGCGTCGGCGCGGACGTGCTCCCCCGAGTCCGCGCCCGGATGACCCCGACGCCGGGTATCGAGGCGCTCGTGGCCGGGGTCCACGCGGTCGGCGGTCGGATCGGCGTCGTGTCGGGCGGGTTCCACGAACTGCTCGACCCGCTCGCCGAACGACTGGGCCTGGACTTCTGCCGGGCGAATCGGCTCGTCGTCGCAGACGGCGCCCTGACGGGTCACGTCGACGGTGCGATCGTGGACGCCGACGCCAAGGCCGCAGCGCTCGAGGAATGGGCGGGGGTCAGCGGCATCCCGCTGTCTCGCACGATCGCCGTCGGCGACGGCGCGAACGACCTGCGGATGCTCGCCCGCGCGGCGCTCGGCGTCGCGTTCTGCGCGAAGCCGATCGTGCGCGAGCAGGCCGACGTGGTCATCGACCTGCCCGACCTGTCTGCGGTCCTCCCGCTCGCGGGCCTGGCCCGCTAGGTCTAGCTCGACGGAACGCCCCGGCGCGCGCGAGTGCCCCCGCGCTCGCTAGTGCCCCATGCCGAGGCCGCCGTCGACCGGGATGACCGCGCCGGAGATGTAGGCGGCATCGTCGCTCGCGATCCATGCCACGACCTTGGCGACCTCTGCGGGCTCGGCGTAGCGGCCGGCGGGGATCGACTTGCGGTACTCCTCCTGCAGTTCGGGTGAGAGCTCGTCGGTCATGTCGGTGCGGATGAAGCCGGGGGCGACGACGTTGGCGGTGATGCCGCGTGCTCCGAGCTCGCGCGTGAGCGACCTGGCCATGCCGACGAGGCCGGCCTTCGACGCCGAGTAGTTGACCTGGCCGGGCGACCCGTACAGGCCGACGACGCTCGAGATGAGCACGACCCGGCCGAAGCGGGCCTTCAGCATGCCCTTCGATGCGCGCTTGACGATGCGGAACGCTCCGGTGAGGTTCGTGTCGACGACCTGCTCGAAGTCGTCCTCCGACATGCGCAGCAGCAGCGTGTCGCGCGTGATGCCGGCGTTCGCGACGACGACCTCGATCGGCCCGAGCTCGGCCTCCACCTCGGTGAACGCACGGTCGATGGATTCGGCGTCCGTCACGTCGGCCCGAACCGTGAGGGTGCCGGCGGGTCCCTCGCCCGATCGGGCGGTGACGGCGACCCGGTGCCCCTGCGCGACGAACTCCTCGGCGATCGCGTAGCCGATGCCTCGGTTGCCTCCGGTGACCAGGACGGTGCGGGTCGTCATCGGGGGGCTCCATTCGCTCGGGTGCTGAGGTTCCGGCCGCCGAGCGGCCCGTCCCAGTGTATGGGTTGGGCGGAGAGGCATCCGTCGGCGCCGGACGGACGTAGGCTTGATGGTGAGGAGCGCCGGAATCTCCGGCGGCGACGATGAACCAGCACACCATCACGACGCTCCCGCCGTCCCCAGAGGACGAGCGGCGTGCGCGCATGATCAAGTACACGATCACGATGTCGATCCGTGTGCTGTGCATCTTCCTCATGCTCTTCGCGCAGGGATGGTGGCTCGCGGTGTGCGCGGCCGGCGCGATCTTCCTGCCCTACATCGCCGTGGTGTTCGCGAACGTCGGCGGCGGGCGGGGCGGAGCCGTCGAGCGCCCGGGCGGCCTGGTGCTCGTCGACGGGGCCCACCAGCCCGCGGACCAGGACGCAGACCGGTCCGCCGACGAGCCGGGTGCGGAACCGCCGACGGATGAGGCCCGTCAAGACGGGCGGTCCGAGGCGGACGGACCGGACGCCGAAGGGCGGCGCCCCGAGGAGCGCGAGGGATGATCGGCCTGCCCGGAACCGCCCCCGCGGCGGACACCTGCTCGCGCGCCGGGTGCCGCGAGTCGGCGCGCTGGCGCGTCGACTGGCGCAACCCGCGCATCCACGACGAGTCCCGCGTCAAGACCTGGCTCGCCTGCGACGAGCACGTCGAGTACCTGCGCGACTTCCTCGCGTCGCGATCGTTCCCGGTCGCGGTGGCGCCCTTCGACCCGACCGTCGCGGCGCCGGGCCGGCCGGCAGCCGATCCGATCGACGGAGGTGCCGCGTGACCTCCTGGGGATTCCTCCGATCGCCCCGCTGGGCCGGATACCTCGCCCTCGTCGTCGTGTTCGCGATCGCGTGCTGCGCGCTGGGAACCTGGCAGTTGAACCGTCGCGCCGAGGCGCTCACCGAGGTCGCCCGCATCGACGCGAACTACGATGCGCAACCCGAGCCGGTCGCCGCGGCACTCCCCGACCCGGCCAGATTCGATCCCGACGAGCGCTGGCAGGTCGTCGCGATCTCCGGGGAGTACCTCGCCGACGAGGAGGTCGTGATCCGCAATCGGCCGTTCGAGGGGGCATCCGGATTCGAGGTCGTGACCCCGATGCGTCTCGACGACGGCACCGTGTTCTTCGTCGACCGCGGCTGGATCCCGCAGGACTCCGACGGCCGGCCCAGCGCATACGAGCCGCCCGAGCGCGGACACGTCGAGGTCACCGCCCGCCTCAAGGCGGGCGAGGGCACGATCCACGGCCGGACCGCGTCGGGCGACGAGCTCGCGACGATCGACCTCGACGAGCTCGCGGACCGCGTCGGCGAGCCGAGCTACACCGGCGCCTACGGCATCCTCGTGCAGACCGGTGCGGACGCGAACGAGCCGCCGCTGGCCGCGGCCCGGCCCATCCGCGACGAAGGCCCGCACCTCTCCTACGCCCTGCAGTGGTTCGTCTTCGCGCTGCTCGGGTTCATCGGCCTCGCATGGGCGGCGAACCAGGAGCGCAAGGGGCTCGCGGAGGCATCCGCCGAGGGCGACACGACGTCGCGCGAACGCGAACCGAAACCGAAGCGGATGCCGCGCGAGCGCGCCGACGCCGACGTCGAGGACGAGATCCTCGACCGCGGCTGACGCGGTCGGTCAGGCGACACTCGAGCGACGGCCGCGCCGTCACGCGAGCTCGATGAGCTCCTGGTACTCCGCGCTCCAGTGGTCCTCCACGCCGTCGGGCATGATGAGCACGCGCTCGGGGTTGAGCGCCTCGACCGCGCCCGGGTCGTGCGATACGAGCACGACGGCACCCTCGAAGTGCGCGAGCGCGTCGAGGATCTCGCCGCGGCTCGCCGGGTCGAGGTTGTTCGTGGGCTCGTCGAGCAGCAGCACGTTCGCGCCGGACACGACGATCATCGCGAGCGCGAGACGGGTCTTCTCGCCGCCGGAGAGCACGCCGGCCGGCTTGTGCACGTCGTCGCCGGTGAACAGGAACGAGCCGAGCACCTTGCGGGCCTCGGTCTCGGTGAGGTTCGGCGAGGCGCTCACCATGTTCTCGAGCACGCTGCGCTTCACGTCGAGCGTCTCGTGCTCCTGCGCGAAGTAGCCGATGCGCAGGCCGTGGCCGGGTTCGAGCACGCCCGTGTCGGGCCGGTCGACACCGGCGAGGATGCGCAGCAGCGTGGTCTTGCCCGCGCCGTTCAGGCCGATGATCACGACCTTCGAGCCGCGATCGATCGCGAGGTCGACGGCGGTGAAGATCTCGAGCGAGCCGTAGCTCTTCGAGAGGTCGCTCGCGCTCAGCGGGGTGCGGCCGCACGCGGCCGGGGTCGGGAAGCGGAGCTTCGCGACGCGGTCGACCTGGCGCACCTCCTCGAGGCCGGCGAGCAGCTTCTCGGCACGTGCGACCATCTGGTGCGCGGCGGCCGCCTTCGACGCCTTGGCGCCGAACCGGGCGGCCTGGAGCTGCAGGGCGCCGGCCTTCTTCTCGGCGTTGGCCCGCTCCTTCTTCCGGCGCTCCTCGTCGGCCGCGCGCTGGCGGAGGTAGTGCTTCCAACCCATGTTGTAGAGGTCGATGACCGAACGGTTGGCGTCGAGGTAGAAGACCCGGTTCACGACCTCGCCGACGAGTTCGACGTCGTGGCTGATGACGATGACGCCGCCCTTGTAGTTCTTCAGGAACTCGCGGAGCCAGACGACCGAATCGGCGTCGAGGTGGTTGGTCGGCTCGTCGAGGATCATCGTGTCGGCGTCGGAGAACAGGATGCGGGCGAGCTCGATCCGGCGTCGCTGGCCGCCGGAGAGCGTCTTCAGCGGTTGGTCGAGGATGCGGTCGGGCAGGTTCAGGTTCGACGCGATCGACGCCGCCTCGGCCTCGGCCGCGTACCCGCCGAGTGCGGTGAAGCGGTCGGTGAGGTTGCCGTAGCGCTTCATCGCCTTCTCGGCGACGGCCGCGTCGTCCGACCCCATCAACTCGGATGCCTCGCGCATCCCGAGCACGAGCGAGCCGAGCCCTCGGGCGTCGAGGATCCGGGTGCGGGCCAGCATGTCGGGGTCTCCCGAGCGCGGGTCCTGCGGCAGGTAGCCGATCTCGCCCGACCGGTCGATGCGGCCGCCGGTGGGCAGCGTCTCGCCGGCGAGGGTCTTCGTCAGCGTCGTCTTGCCCGCACCGTTGCGGCCCACGAGCCCGATCTTGTCGCCCGAGGTAACGCGGAAGTTCACGTGCTCCATGAGCAGGCGCGCGCCGACGCGGATCTCGAGGTCATGGACGGCGAGCACTCGGGCCTCCGGAGCGTCAGGGCTGGAATGGGGATCGTGCCGAGCGGCACAGCCTCCCAGTTTATCCGACCTGACATCCGAGTACGGCCGCTGCGCCCGACCGATGGCGCGGGGCGCAGCGTCGGCGGTCCTCGCCATACTGTTCGCATGGATGCACCGACCGGCTCCGCCCGCCTGCGCGCGACACGGCTCGCCGCACACGGACTCGACCGCGGCGGCAGTCTCTCCTCGCCGGCCGAGGTCGTCGAGCGTCTCGGCGCGATCCAGGCGCAGGACCTCGCCGCCGCGAAATGGGCCATCGGCGCGCGCATCCGGGGGTCGGTCGAGGCCGAGGTCGACGCCGCGATCGATCGCGGGGAGATCGTGCGGACCTGGCCGTTCCGCGGCACGCTGCACTTCGTCCCGCCGGCGCGCCTGCGGCCGTTCCTCGCGCTGACGGCTGAGCGCATGCATCGCGCCGAACAGGCGAGGCGCGTCGAACTGGGCCTCGACGATGACGTCACCTACTCGACCGCGCGACGAGTCGCGGAACAGCTGCTCGCCGGCGGCCCCGCAACGCGCGATGAGCTGTACCGGGCCTGGGAGATCGCCGGGCTCTCGACCGACGGACAGCGCGGGTACCACCTGATCGGGCGGCTCGCACGCGACGCGGTCGTCTGCCTCGGCCCGGTCGAAGGGCGAGAGCAGCAGTTCGCCCTCGTCGAGGAATGGGTGCCCTCGAGCTTCGCGCCGGTGGATCGGGACGAACTGCTCGCGGCACTCGTGACGGCGTACTTCCGGGGGCACGGACCGGCGACCGAACGGGACGCCGCGTGGTGGGCGGGCCTGACGCTGGGCGACATCCGGACCGGGATCGCGGCCGCGGGCGACGCGGTCATCCCCTTCGACGACCGGCACTGGGTGACTGCGGAACCCGGCGAAGGGGCACCGTCTCCTGCGGATGCGAACGACGCGGATCCGACCGTCGCGGAGTCGCGGGCCCCGCGGCCGTCCGGTCGCCTCGCGCTCGCCGCGTTCGACGAGTACTTCATCGGGTACGCCGACCGATCACCGGTGTGCGCCCCGTCCTTCGCCCCGCGCGTCGTGCCCGGCGGCAACGGCGTGTTCCGGCCGATCCTGGTCGACGCAGGGCGCGTGGTCGGCACGTGGCGGCGGCGCGACGCGACGGCCCGGGTGTCGCTTGGCTCGGGTCGCGACCGACCACGCAGCACGGTCGTGACCGTGGAGCCGTTCGACGGGCGAGCCGAGCCGAACGACTACGCGCGCGCCCTGGCATCCTGGGCGCGGTTCCGCGGGGTGCCGGTCTCCGGCGTGGTGACCGCCGACGGCACGGCGAGCTGAGCGCAGCCGCCCGACGGCAGGCGTACGAACTCGGGCGTCCACGGCGCGACGCGCGGGCGGACGACACCATGACGGACAAGCACGAGGGCGGACAGCCGATCCACGACCGTCCGCCCTCGTCGAGCGCTGCGCGACCCTACTGCTGGAGCGCGGCCTGCAGCTCGAGCGTGATGGTGACCTTGTCGCCGAGCAGCACGCCGCCGGTCTCGAGCGCGGCGTTGTAGTTGAGGCCGAAGTCCTCGCGGTTGATCACGGCCTTGGCCGATGCGCCGCCCTTGTAGTTGCCGTAGGGGTCGCCGCCGAAGCCGCCGAATTCGAAGTCGAAGGTCACCGGCTTGGTGATGCCGCGGATCGTCAGGTCGCCGTCCACCTTGAAGTCGCCGTCCTCGACGCGCACGCCGGTGGAGACGAAGTCGATGGTCGGGTAGGTCTCGGCCTCGAAGAAGTCGCCGGTGCGGAGGTGGCCGTCGCGGTTCGGCTCGTTGGTGTTGACCGAGGCGACCTCGGCGGACGCGGTGACGGTCGAGTCGAGGGGGTTCTCGGCGGTGGTGAAGGTCGCGTCGAAACGCTCGAACTTGCCCTTGACCTTGCTGATCATGAGGTGGCGGATCTGGAAGCCGACCTCGCTGTGCGTGGGGTCGATGGTCCAGGTGCCGACACGGTAGCCGGGGATCTCGATGGTCGAAGCGGTGGTGGTCATTCGTCGGTCTCCAGTGGATCGTCTTGGAAGCCGGAGATCTCCCGGCTCGTCGTATGCAAACGTATGGTGTTCGCCTGAGTATTCCCGATCGACCGAATCCGATCGGACCGCGCCGTCACCGGGCGACTCGGGAAGGCGGCGGGCGGCAGGCCACATCCCTTCGCGGTCAGTGCGCCGCCGTGCGCCGCATGGACAGCACGCGTGTCGCCGCGTCGTCGAGTCGATCCTCCGAGATCCGACCGGACCGCACCGCACCGGCGATCGCGTCGGAGAGGGCCTGTACCGAGATGCCGAACTCCGACGGATCGGCCGGAAGCACGTAGAGCAGCAGGTCGGCGCCGGCCGCCACGGCGCGCACCGCGTTCTCGTTCGGGTCGGCGTATTCCGGGAGGCCGTTGTGCTGCAGCATCAGCATGTCGTCGGTGACGATCACGCCGTCGAATCCGAGTTCGTCGCGCAGGATCGAATGCCAGGTCGACGACAGGGATGCCGGCTGCGGGTCGACCTGCGGGTACGCGAGGTGGCCGGTCATCACGACTTCGGCGCCGGCGTCGATGCCGGCTGCGAACGGCAGGGCCGGGCCCGCCCGCCACTCGTCGATCGTCAGCGGCGCGACGGGCACCGACTCGTGCGAGTCGCCGGGAGCCGCGCCGTGACCCGGGAAGTGCTTGAGCGTCGATGCGGCACGACCGGACTCCCCCGCGACGGCCGCCGCGACGCGCCCCGCGGCCGCGGTCGGCTCGGTGCCGAGGATCCGGTCGGCGATGAACGAGCCCGGATCGGACGTGACATCGGCGACGATGCCGAAGTTCACGTCGACGCCGACCTGCGCGAGCAGGTCGCCGCGACGCGTGAAGGCTGCCGTGGTCGATTCCGGCGGGAGCCCGCGCAACTCGGTCGCGGCCGCGGCGTCGTCCCACGGCAGTCGCTGGACGATCCCGCCCTCCTCGTCGATGCCGATGAGCGCGCGGGCCTCGGGGTCGGCCTGCACCGCAGCCGTCAGCACCGCGAGCTCGGCCGGGGTCCCGGGCACGTTGTCGCCCATGAGGATGAGCCCGGCGATGCCCTGATCGACGAGGGCCCGCAGCGGCGCCGGATCCGTTCCCGGGGCATGCAGCATCAGGAGGGAGGCGGCCTTCTGCTCGGTCGTCATCGACTCGACGCGATCCGCGACCCAGGCCGCCACCGGATCCGCCGGTGCCGTCGTCGTCGGCGCCGAAGGCGGGTCGTTCGGCGTCGCCGACGATCGGGACGGAGCCGACGCACCGGTGCATCCGGCGATCACGCCCGTCAGGACGCCGACGAGGGCGACGGCGACGAGCAGGGAGCGGCGGGCGGGCACGGGCATCGAGTCTACGCTGCGTGTCTCTCACGGCGCGGCGTCGACCGCTGGGTAGACTCGCCGGGCCTCGGGGAGGGAGGTTCGGGATGGCGATGACCGGGTCGGCGCGCACTCGGCGCGCGGCTGCGGCGGCGATGCTCGCGGTCGCCGGTGCCGCCGTCATGTCGATCGCGCCCGGATCACCGGCGCTCGCCGAGGAGTACCCGACCTGGGAGCAGGTCGAGGCCGCGAAGGCCGACGTCGCGACCCGCGACGCCGAAGCCGGCCGGATCGTGTCGCTCATCGGCGACCTCGAGGTGGAGACGGGCCGGCTCGGCGACGCAGCCGTGCTCGCCGCCTCCCGGGCCGCCGACGCCGAGTCCGCCCACGAAGCCGCCGTCGCCGCGGCCGCGGACCTGCAGGCCGCAGCCGACGCCGCGGCGGCATCCGCCGAGGAGTCGTCGCGCCGCTTCGGTCGCACGGCCGCCCTGCTCGCACGGACGGGCGGATCGGATGCCGCCCTCCAGGCGTTCTTCGGCGCCTCCCCGGTGCGTGCGAACGCCGATCCGGCGGATACCCTCGCGAGCCTCGCGCGCGCCGCGCGGCTCACCGACCTGTACAGCCTGGTCGCCCAGCAGGCCCAGGCCGAGCGCTCGAACGCCGAGGCACTCGGCGACCAGGCCGCGGTCGCCGCGGCCGAACGCGACCGACTGGCGTCCGAGGCGGAGGACCGCGCCGAGGCCGCGCAGTCCGCGCACCTCGCCGCCGAGGCCGAGCTCACCGCGCAGCGGCAGACGCTCGACACCCTGTGGGCGCAGCTGGCGAGCCTGCGCGACCGCACCGTCGACCTCGAGCGCCGGTACCAGATCGGGGAGCAGGCACGACAGGAGGCCGCCGCCCGGCAGGCCGCCGCCGAGGCTGCGGCGGCGGAAGCCGCTGCCGCCGCCGCGGGGATCGGCACCGCTCCCCCGCCGCCGGGCGTCGTCGTGGACCCCGCCGGCGCGAAGGCGTACGCCCGCAGTGCGATGAGCGGGTACGGCTGGGGCGACGGCGAGTACCAATGCCTGCTGAAGCTCTGGACCCGGGAGTCGAGTTGGCGGGCCGACGCGTACAACGAGTCGAGCGGCGCGTACGGCATCCCGCAGTCGCTGCCGGGCAGCAAGATGGCGGCGGCCGGCGCCGATTGGCGCACGAACGCGGCCACGCAGATCAACTGGGGCCTCTCGTACATCTCGGGGCGCTACGGCGCACCCTGCGGCGCCTGGGCCCACTCCGAAGCGGTCAACTGGTACTGACGACCAGACTGGACCCGTGATGGATGCCGGTGAGCTCGAGGTGTTCCGTCGACACGCGGGCGACGCGACCCTGCTCGCGGGCGGTGCCGCGGCGATCCTCCTCCAGCTGGCCGACCCCCGGGTCGCACGCGGAGTCGCCCGGCACAGCGCGTTCCGCACCGACCCGCTCGCGCGGCTCCGCGGGACGCTCGACTACGTCCACGCGATCGGTTTCGGCGACGAGCGCATCCGGCAGGCTGCGGCGGCCGCGGTCGACGAGCGCCACCGACCGGTCAGGGGCGCTGCCTCGGCATCCGCCCCGTCGTACAGCGCGTTCGACCGGGACGCGCAGCGGTTCGTCGCGTCGACGCTGCTCGCCGTCGGGCTCGACCTCGAGGAGCGGCTCGCCGGCCCGCTCGACCCGCCGACGGCGGACATCCTGGTCCGCGGATACGGCGACCTCGCGGCCAACCTCCAGGCGCGCTCGGCCGGATGGCCCTCGACCCGCGCCGAGTTCGACCGATGGTGGCGATCACGGCTCAGCACGCTCAAGGTCGGCGACGAGGCGCGGGACATATCACGCGCCCTGCTCGTCGAGCCCGAACTGCCGGGTTGGATGCGTCTCGCGCTGCCGCCCGTCCGCCTCGTGACGGCTGCACTGCTGCCCGCGCAGATCCGGGCCGCCTACGGATTCCGGTTCACGCCGCGGGTCGCCCGGGCCGCGGACGGCTGGTTCACCGCCCTGCGCGTCGCCCGCGTCGTGCTGCCCGATCGGGTACGGCGCGCACCGATGCGGGAATCCCTCCGACGCGCGGCGGTGCGCAGCCGCTACGCTGAGAGCGGGATCGGAACAGGATGACCGAACACGCTCATCGGGGGGAGCCGCTCGACCCCATCGACAAGAGGATCGTCGCTGAACTCAGTCGCGACGGTCGCCTTTCCGTGCGCACCCTCGCAGACCGGGTGCACATCTCCCGCACTGCGGCGCACAACCGCCTGCTGAACCTCCAGCAGCGCGGGGTCATCACCGGGTTCGGCGCCCAGATCGACCGCCGGTCGATCGGCCTGTCGATCTCGGCGCTCGTCGTCGTGCACGTCGCCGACGGCACGCCCTGGGAGGACATCGCGCGACAGCTCGCAGCACTGCCGTTCGTCGAGAAGGTGCAGGCCGTGTCGGGCGAGCTGGACCTGATCCTGACGGTCAGCGCACCCGATCACGAACAGCTCAGCCAGGCGATCCTGCGTGAGATCCAGGGTCGCCCCGGCGTGGTGTCCACGCGGTCCCACCTGATCCTCGGCGAACTGTCCGGGCGTCCGCCGGCGCAGGCGCTCGACACCTGGCGGTGAACGCGGCGTCCGTCAGGGCGAGGACGCAGTCGTCGGTCAGCGCTCAGAAGAACTCGTCAGGGGTTCCGGCGGCGCGCTCCACATCGCGTGTCTCGAGACCGGCGCCCTTGAGCTTCGACACCGCGACGCGCAGCCCCGATTCCATCTGCGCCGACCAGGCGTCGGAGTCGCGCGCGCTGGCCTCGGCCGCGCGAGCCCTCGCCTCCGCGGCCTCGGCGGCGTCATTCGCGTCGCGCACCTGGCGGAGCGCCAGGCTGATGCCGTAGTACGCGGCGACCATGGTCGCGATGGGTGCGGCGATGACCGCGAGGGCGCTGATCGCGGCGCCGGTCGGGCTGAACGCGATGAGCAGGGCGAACGCGAGGAACAGGGCCGCGATCGCCGCGAGCACGACCAGCATGAATCGCAGGTCGCGGCTCCAGACCGCCTTCTCCGCCGGCTCGGCGGACGTGCCGGGGGCCGACTGCTCGGTCGCTGCGGCCTGGACGCCGTCGGTCCCGCCCGACTGGTCGAGGGATGCCGCATCGAAGATCGCGGTCGGCGCCTCGCTCGTGGTGGTCGATCGAACCTGTGCGTCTGACATGAGCCTCCTGCTCCCCCGTGCGTGAACCCACCCATTCTGTGCCGCGTCCGGGGGGTGGTCAAGCAGGCCCCGCGGCGCGCCGGAGTCCGGCCGCGACGGCTGACGCGATCGCACACCCCGTGTCCGCGGTGGTCGCTAGCATCGGGGCCGTGCACCGAATCCGAGTCATCCGCCCGTGATGGGCATCAACCATGCGATCACCGGCGGTGCCGCCTGGATCGCCGTCACCGGAACCGTCCCGTACCTCACGAGCGGCGCGTGGGAACTGGACCCGATCGGCGTGCTCGTCGGCGCCGTCGTCTGCGCCGGCGCGGCGCTACTGCCCGACGCCGATCATCACAGCGGCACGATCGCCTACTCGGTGCCCGTGCTGGGAAGGCTGATCACGCGGCTCATCGGGGAGGCATCCGGCGGCCACCGGCAGGGTGCGCACTCGCTGCTCGCGGTCGCGCTCGTCGCGCTCCTGTCGTGGGCCCTGACGCTCGCGACGGTCGAGGTCGAGGGCGTCGGACCGGTGGCGATCGGCGTCGGCTGCGCGACCGCCGCCCTCGCGTGCTTCGCACTCA from Agromyces sp. LHK192 includes these protein-coding regions:
- the serB gene encoding phosphoserine phosphatase SerB, whose product is MSGAIPARSGGPLVVLDADSTLIREEAIELLAEEAGSLELVAAVTERAMRGELDFAESLRERVATLRGVGADVLPRVRARMTPTPGIEALVAGVHAVGGRIGVVSGGFHELLDPLAERLGLDFCRANRLVVADGALTGHVDGAIVDADAKAAALEEWAGVSGIPLSRTIAVGDGANDLRMLARAALGVAFCAKPIVREQADVVIDLPDLSAVLPLAGLAR
- a CDS encoding beta-ketoacyl-ACP reductase; translation: MTTRTVLVTGGNRGIGYAIAEEFVAQGHRVAVTARSGEGPAGTLTVRADVTDAESIDRAFTEVEAELGPIEVVVANAGITRDTLLLRMSEDDFEQVVDTNLTGAFRIVKRASKGMLKARFGRVVLISSVVGLYGSPGQVNYSASKAGLVGMARSLTRELGARGITANVVAPGFIRTDMTDELSPELQEEYRKSIPAGRYAEPAEVAKVVAWIASDDAAYISGAVIPVDGGLGMGH
- a CDS encoding DUF3099 domain-containing protein, with the translated sequence MNQHTITTLPPSPEDERRARMIKYTITMSIRVLCIFLMLFAQGWWLAVCAAGAIFLPYIAVVFANVGGGRGGAVERPGGLVLVDGAHQPADQDADRSADEPGAEPPTDEARQDGRSEADGPDAEGRRPEEREG
- a CDS encoding SURF1 family protein, with amino-acid sequence MTSWGFLRSPRWAGYLALVVVFAIACCALGTWQLNRRAEALTEVARIDANYDAQPEPVAAALPDPARFDPDERWQVVAISGEYLADEEVVIRNRPFEGASGFEVVTPMRLDDGTVFFVDRGWIPQDSDGRPSAYEPPERGHVEVTARLKAGEGTIHGRTASGDELATIDLDELADRVGEPSYTGAYGILVQTGADANEPPLAAARPIRDEGPHLSYALQWFVFALLGFIGLAWAANQERKGLAEASAEGDTTSREREPKPKRMPRERADADVEDEILDRG
- a CDS encoding ABC-F family ATP-binding cassette domain-containing protein, which translates into the protein MLAVHDLEIRVGARLLMEHVNFRVTSGDKIGLVGRNGAGKTTLTKTLAGETLPTGGRIDRSGEIGYLPQDPRSGDPDMLARTRILDARGLGSLVLGMREASELMGSDDAAVAEKAMKRYGNLTDRFTALGGYAAEAEAASIASNLNLPDRILDQPLKTLSGGQRRRIELARILFSDADTMILDEPTNHLDADSVVWLREFLKNYKGGVIVISHDVELVGEVVNRVFYLDANRSVIDLYNMGWKHYLRQRAADEERRKKERANAEKKAGALQLQAARFGAKASKAAAAHQMVARAEKLLAGLEEVRQVDRVAKLRFPTPAACGRTPLSASDLSKSYGSLEIFTAVDLAIDRGSKVVIIGLNGAGKTTLLRILAGVDRPDTGVLEPGHGLRIGYFAQEHETLDVKRSVLENMVSASPNLTETEARKVLGSFLFTGDDVHKPAGVLSGGEKTRLALAMIVVSGANVLLLDEPTNNLDPASRGEILDALAHFEGAVVLVSHDPGAVEALNPERVLIMPDGVEDHWSAEYQELIELA
- a CDS encoding winged helix DNA-binding domain-containing protein — translated: MDAPTGSARLRATRLAAHGLDRGGSLSSPAEVVERLGAIQAQDLAAAKWAIGARIRGSVEAEVDAAIDRGEIVRTWPFRGTLHFVPPARLRPFLALTAERMHRAEQARRVELGLDDDVTYSTARRVAEQLLAGGPATRDELYRAWEIAGLSTDGQRGYHLIGRLARDAVVCLGPVEGREQQFALVEEWVPSSFAPVDRDELLAALVTAYFRGHGPATERDAAWWAGLTLGDIRTGIAAAGDAVIPFDDRHWVTAEPGEGAPSPADANDADPTVAESRAPRPSGRLALAAFDEYFIGYADRSPVCAPSFAPRVVPGGNGVFRPILVDAGRVVGTWRRRDATARVSLGSGRDRPRSTVVTVEPFDGRAEPNDYARALASWARFRGVPVSGVVTADGTAS
- a CDS encoding YceI family protein — translated: MTTTASTIEIPGYRVGTWTIDPTHSEVGFQIRHLMISKVKGKFERFDATFTTAENPLDSTVTASAEVASVNTNEPNRDGHLRTGDFFEAETYPTIDFVSTGVRVEDGDFKVDGDLTIRGITKPVTFDFEFGGFGGDPYGNYKGGASAKAVINREDFGLNYNAALETGGVLLGDKVTITLELQAALQQ
- a CDS encoding glycoside hydrolase family 3 N-terminal domain-containing protein, which encodes MPVPARRSLLVAVALVGVLTGVIAGCTGASAPSRSSATPNDPPSAPTTTAPADPVAAWVADRVESMTTEQKAASLLMLHAPGTDPAPLRALVDQGIAGLILMGDNVPGTPAELAVLTAAVQADPEARALIGIDEEGGIVQRLPWDDAAAATELRGLPPESTTAAFTRRGDLLAQVGVDVNFGIVADVTSDPGSFIADRILGTEPTAAAGRVAAAVAGESGRAASTLKHFPGHGAAPGDSHESVPVAPLTIDEWRAGPALPFAAGIDAGAEVVMTGHLAYPQVDPQPASLSSTWHSILRDELGFDGVIVTDDMLMLQHNGLPEYADPNENAVRAVAAGADLLLYVLPADPSEFGISVQALSDAIAGAVRSGRISEDRLDDAATRVLSMRRTAAH
- a CDS encoding oxygenase MpaB family protein, with product MDAGELEVFRRHAGDATLLAGGAAAILLQLADPRVARGVARHSAFRTDPLARLRGTLDYVHAIGFGDERIRQAAAAAVDERHRPVRGAASASAPSYSAFDRDAQRFVASTLLAVGLDLEERLAGPLDPPTADILVRGYGDLAANLQARSAGWPSTRAEFDRWWRSRLSTLKVGDEARDISRALLVEPELPGWMRLALPPVRLVTAALLPAQIRAAYGFRFTPRVARAADGWFTALRVARVVLPDRVRRAPMRESLRRAAVRSRYAESGIGTG
- a CDS encoding Lrp/AsnC family transcriptional regulator → MTEHAHRGEPLDPIDKRIVAELSRDGRLSVRTLADRVHISRTAAHNRLLNLQQRGVITGFGAQIDRRSIGLSISALVVVHVADGTPWEDIARQLAALPFVEKVQAVSGELDLILTVSAPDHEQLSQAILREIQGRPGVVSTRSHLILGELSGRPPAQALDTWR